In Lolium rigidum isolate FL_2022 chromosome 3, APGP_CSIRO_Lrig_0.1, whole genome shotgun sequence, the genomic window atatactttgaaatttgctttctcctgcacaaataaacaaactttttctatcttttccttggctctctttttcgcatgcggtgtcaaatgctcggattcgatgatatgtaaagtgaatatatgccgcgcagcccccgagcgtcgggtacgtcgaaagtaaatgataatcaactttatgtgaaataaaggaacacttagcttattgggcacgacggagtcgatgCGCGACGAGATCTTTgagtgcagcgaaaaagtcgagccgaagtagaaaccaccgaattAGCGAAAGTGGATACCACCAAATTATTGATGGagagatagccgagcccccgagcactgctggggtgatgtcatgattgttgcttagacgccgtgtcacagttgttactcggggtgaagttgttgtcgagcccccgagtattatccgtgtcgccgaaagaaggccatttaaggatgaaatactgaagatgaaatCCAAGATGAATTACTTGAaatgaatccatattaaagattacaccatcaaatatgaatcatatattgaagatgaatccgccgatatcatagaggatgaatccattgacccgaaaaatccagtaataaccatagaagatgaatccgctgatatcatagaggatgaatccattgacccgaagaaaatagttccagtaataaccatagaagatgaatccattgacccggaaatgcatcgggtaatattatataagtgaaccaataataacccaaagaaaaccaatccagtaatccgaagaaaataaatccactgagccgaagaagataaagccactaagtcaaagaaaataattccactgagccgaaggaaataatttcactgagccggagaagatatatccagagccgaagaagagaaattcaccaagtaaccgaatatatttgtggtaacgaagtaatggcgtcGCCCCCAGTGTTTGGGTGAATTTGCTGTAATAATGTAAtagcgcagcccccgagtattcgggtgaaagtaaataataattgactatCCAAAGAGCAACACTTAGCTTTATAGCGGGTGCGGCGGAGCCGATGTGTAAGCAAATCATGTGGCGGACAAAGTCGGGGTAGTCGCGCGGTGCCTGATCGGAAGTAGTCAATGAAGAAGATGCGGTAGATGTGACGTATCCGCCACGGGTGAGCATCTGAGTGTATTAAGTTCGCAATATCAAGTCCACGACAGGCGAGTAGTCGAAGTTTATTCCGATCTGCAATTGTATTAAGGCGCAAAAATCTGtgcgcaaataatagtacgagaaGAAAGATATTTGGTAAAAAACAAACTAATTAATTGGAAATATATCACCTGATGATCTTTTTATCGGTGGCGAAATTATTACAGAAGATCTGCGACATGTCAGCCCTTGAGCGTCACGCAAAATAAGTTGTAACTTGACTCAATGATAGGATTTGGACGCCTTTGAACTTTTCTGCATATGAACCAAACCATGATTTGCGGTGCCAGGCAGTGAATAAGGCAGCGCTGAATTGACTGCTAGATTTCCAATCTAATCTTGCGTTGCATAAGAGGTTAGATCTGAATAGAACAATTAAcaagaaagagaaagaaaaaaaagctgTAAGAAAAGAGATGAGATAGTAAAGATCCCGTCAGCCGTGGACACCAACAATAGGTGCATGTGTGCGTGCACTCCCCTCGAGGAGAGATCGTCTCTGCTGGCCGCGAATTTCTCCTGCTGCTTTTTTTTAGACTTTGCATGATGATGCGCTGGCTCACGGCAAATCGAATCTCTACTCGACAAAAAACGTGCAGCTCCTTCGCGTGGCCTGGAATTGTTGTCGTCGCCACTTCTGGCGTAATTGTTGCCACCGCCGCTTGGACCGTATGCTGTTAGCCAACACGCGACGGAAACACGCTCGATGCGGACGACCCAGCTTGATGTGATCTAGAAGATGTTGATAACGatctcgcccggataacaaaatccagtcgccgcgattttcccacagacggcgccaattgacgagggaacacctcggcaatgcctacgtattgtagacttgggtttcgggagagagcgacgatggagattccgggagcgagattaggcgcacgacgtacccagcttcgggtcccctcggtggaggatccctactgtcgttgctagcaatccagtatatgatcatatgtatgtttacagggtgtcgccataggcggagctatgttgtctatctcatCTCTATCTGTTGgtccccttatttcgggtgccctggctagctttatatatgcagccagcctagggttttacaagagtcctagttaactacttcttcgggttgccttgttgggccttctccatatttggtcttctccatattgggccgagccaggtatactaataatgggtacccgaagggtatgcccatgtcaggcgGCGCCCGCGGACATCACCGCGTCGGTGGCAGCTAAGCCGCCAAGGATTTCTCCTGAACCCCCAAACCCCGCTCCAAACGCTTCATCGTGCTCCACCAAGCTCGCCGCCCACCAACGCACGCCACCACGGTTTTGCCAACACCAACGCCATCTCACCGTGGCAATCAAAACGAGACCAGCGGAATAGAGAAGGAGAAACCGAGAGTGAGAATCGACAAATCAACGACCACGTGGAAGGGGCCCCCCTCCACCGCCAATGGCGGTCGCCGTCCGGACGCACCGACCGGTGCAAACCAGGCCCACCAGGCCGGTCGAACCCACTGGGGGCTCGTGAAGCTCCAGTCACGCGTTGCAGCGCACACATGGCGTTGGTCTAGCCCTCCTCACCTCGAGCCGCCCCACCGTCCGTTGGGAGCCGCACAGACGCGCCCGGGCTCGGCCCGCCCGGAACCAAATGGGGCCCAAAGGCCCAGATCTCAGGCCAGGCGAGCACCACCACGGACCACCACGCCGCCCCGCCGTCAAGGAACATCGTCACCGCCACCATGCCACCCGGGGAAGCGCGCCGCCACCGGAATCGCCATCGGTCTGTGGgcaccgccgccggccgaggAAACCCCGCGTCTCCCTCCACGCGCGCGGGGAAGAGCAGctccgccggcaccgcgcgggctttgcaaTATTCTACGTTCAACTGTTTGCAAGCCATTTTCAAAATCCAGCGACAATGACAAATCAGCACCTATATACTGTTAATTACTTGTTCAACGAATCATGAACAGTGTTCATTCTATGGAATTCCACTACAAATATACAATGTACAATTAAAACGCACTAGATTATGTGCTTCACAGAGTGCCACTAGTTCAATTCAGCAGCTGCGAATAGCTTCTTCCATTTCTCCTGGTCGTTTCCGGGTCCATCGCCCTGCACCACCACGCCATGCCAGTCAGAAGATACACAGGAAATTCAGTTAGGAATTCCTTTCAGTTAGTAACTAGAAAAACAAACAGTAACACACTTGAAGTGGAGTCTGTTTGGTGCGTAGTGCTAGTTTGAGAGTAGGTTATCACGTGTACCACGCGATGTAGTGCTAGTTAGTTGGGTAACAAAATTCATGCCATGAGTTCAGCTATGTAGCAGTAGAAAAGCAACACGAGTAAAGGTTTAAATCACGAGTTAACATCATGTCAGAAGCATGGGTACCTTCACCGAACTAATCTCGTATGCCTGTCCTTGGGTAGATTCAATATCCAAAGCTTGGATACACGCTTCTGCCACCACCAATCTGCTAGCTTCTCCCACAAGCTTGTCACCTAGAAGTTTATGACAGAAGTATATTAAGAACGGTTCTCCCCGAAAGCAGTAGTTCATCAAGTGGAGGGGGGCGACAAAATAGTAACCTTGGCCTATCTCAACTGCTCGTCTTTCTCCAGCTGTAGCCTTAAGAAGTGTATTAAGGTCATAGGAAGTGTAGGGCCCATCAGTTAATCTCCCTGGCCTGCACCCAGTTAGTACCATATCAGAAAAAAACATGTCCATGAGACCATGATGAGCCCTTGGACTATTATTTTTCTGTACATAATATTAACCTGATAATGGTGAAAGGTATGCCTGAATCACGGATGAAGTCTTCTGCCATCTTCTTGTACTTAAGCACACCGAAGAGGTTCATGATACTGGTGCGTAGTATGAGGTATAAGGTTAAATAGTTTACAATGTAGATGATATGGAAGCCAGTGTAAAACTAAATGAGCAAAAGAAGTATCCTGGTAAAGACACAAACCTACGTTGGAAAAAACAAGCATGTATGTCTTACACCACAAACAACCTTGCTAACAGGAAGTAACGCTAAAAtgaaagtaaaattttgcatctaTAAACTGGTTGTGAAACTTTAGTGAAAAGGTAAAATTTGAGGAAACCTTTGCTTCAGAGAATATTCATGAAAACTTTTACTTCATCAGATTTATAAGCTATACCTCCATGGTATTTCATTGTATTTCGTAACACCAATGGATGACACCAGAACCAGTCTCTTGATTGTCTTTGGCATGGCACTCACAAAATTCCGGACGCCATCCCAATCTGAACATGGTAAATGGTATGTCAGTAATAAATGATAAAATATTGTTTGCTCGCGCTTGAATTCATCATTGGCGCTGCTAGCTTCCATACTTGGTAAACATGGATCTGGTTTCATTAATTTATAACAAACAGAGGAATCGTTTCTAGACCAGGAATGGCCAAGTGCTAAGCCATGAGCATGGTCATGATCTAGAAACGGCACATGCACACAAAGCTCTCAGAATGGATGTTTTGATTTCAGATTCTTATCAACGACTTATTAGCATTCTGAATGGATGTTTTGATTTCAGATTCTTATAAACGACTTATTAGCATTCTGCATCTGTCAGAATACGATACTTATTTTGTCGGCAGTGGAGCTTGAAAGACTTGAAAAAAAAAGGAACTGAAAGACTTATAGGCTCCCCAAGGTTATCCTTTCCCCAAATCCCTATTTATATTTGGATTACCGTAGGGTAAACGAATAAAAGATTCAGTGAAGCTAGGTTAACTGCAGAATCTTAGGCAGTACGTACCTACACGTTCAGGAGTGTTATCTCCATCCCAGCGCTTTGATGGAAATGCTGTAGTCCCGGTAGTACAGATCACATGTGTAACTCCCTATGAAAATAGACCCTATATTTCGATttattcaatcatgcataaatagaTAGCCCAACAATTCTGTACATGTAGCTTCAGAAAACTATTGAAACAGAAGAGAACAACCTCAAACATTTCTGGGCTGAAAGCATCAACATTTCTTGTGTCCGCTTCATAAACCTGCCATACAGAAGGTACTTATATGAGGAAAAGTAATTAACACTCTGGATAAAACATAATTCGAAGCTCTTGATGTGAGATTACCTGCAAAACATTCTCATCATGCTTGCCAAATAAGGTCAATGCCTTTTCAGGGTTTCTTAGGAGCAACCTCGTCTTGATTTTCCTGCTCAGCAAAGATGCTACCACCAACTGCCCTGCAAGGGTCTGCACTATCAGGACCTAGCTCAATTGCTCTAGCAACAGCGGAAACTGTAACGGCGGGATAATGATATATCACATACTTATCAGAGTGGCATTAGATGCAAAGCAGCCATGACTCATGACTATATCCAAATAATACTAGCATGTTTAGATTGTTTCGAACAAAATCCTGACGAGAAACACAATTTGTGGCGCCAGAATGTCCGAGATATTGATACTAAGGCAATTCGCTTCGCTACGAATTTTCTTGTGGATAAAAAAATTTGTggcgcactagaacgtattgaaaaactgtctgaccacGCTCCCATCCTTTTAACCACCGGGAATCCCACACCCGTTcgtaaacggccgttcaaatttgaacttggctggttatatcgagagggatttcatgatatggttaaaaGGGTTTGGGACAGACCGGTCGGGGGGAGTACGCccattttgagatggaataataaaatgcgttctatgcgcaaacatctatctggttgggctgcccatacggctggtattcttaaaaaagagaagTCTCGCTTATCAACTgtgattgatgagcttgaggctgttgCGGAGACTAGACCCCTGTCTACacatgagattgaacttaaaaatcaatccaatgaacagatggcgggtcttcttcgcgaagaggagctcaaatggtatcaacgatccaaaGCTCAATTCATCTTGGAAGGAGACTCGAACACGCGGTATTTCCATGGCTTAGCTAATGGGAGAcaccggaaaaaacgtattcactctcttattcaagatgaagggttgattgaaggccatgagcaactcaagtcttacattacaaattattataagggtctgtttggtcctccggaggaaagtactttctctcttaacgaggacttaacggatgatataccccaagtttctttggaagaaaatggcttgctaaccgcaccttatactgaggaagaggttaagaaggcagttttccaaatggaatgtaacaaagcaccgggtccagatgggtttccagcagagttttatcaaactttctgggatactattaaatcggaccttctagatttgttcagtgatttacacattggacaactagaattatttcgtctaaattttggtgaagttatcttgttaccgaaaattaatgaggcagaaaggatccaacaatatagacccatttgcctattaaatgtaagtttcaagattttcacgaaagtggccaccattagacttaatacggttgcgagatcatgttgttttaccatcgcagacagcctttatgcaaggacgtaatatccttgatggagtggcggttttgcatgagacggtacatgagatgcattctaagaaattaaatggggttattttaaagcttgattttgagaaggcgtatgataaagttaaatggtctttccttcaacagacactcaggatgaaaggtttttcgcctgagtggcgagctctaattcatgacttcgtgtatggaggaagtgttgcaatccgggttaatgatgacaccggacactacttccaaacacgaaaagggttacgccagggTGATCCGCTATCTCCGATGTTATTTAACatcgtagcggatatgttggcggtACTCATAGAGAGAGCCAAGTccgatggtcagattgaaggtgtgattccacatccggttgatggtggcttatctatccttcaatacgccgatgatacaattctgtttatggatcatgatcttgaaaaagctcgaaatctgaaattaattttagcatcttttgagcaattatcgagactgaaaattaacttccataaaagtgaattgttccgcttcggtgatgcccaagacgaTGTAGCTCTGTATACGAgttatttggttgtgggcaaggccaatttccgattcgctatttgggtattccgattcactatcggagaccgacaattgcggaatggaaattagtggaagaaagattacaaaaacgccttagtagttggaaaggtaaattgttgtccccgggtggaagattggtactcattaattcagtactaactaatatggtaccgtatatgttatcattcttcatcctaccaaaaggaattctcgcataaactcgattattatcgatccagattcttttggcaaggggacaacgagaaaaagaaatatcggctggttaaatggagtatagtttgtagtcccaaagatcaaggagggcttggagttcatgacctgaaagtcaagaattcagctcttctgggtaaatggctttttaagctacttactgaggatgggatttggcaaactatacttcggagaaaatacatcggctcgaagacattatctcaggtggtttggaaacccggggattcacacttcgggctggtcttatggcgacaaaaaatgtttttttcgacatgggactttctccattaagaatggagcGCAGATACGTttcgggaagatgcttggctagacaatgcacccctatgtgaacaagatcccgctttgtatagaattgcgcgtcgccaaggtgataccattgcaaccgtaatggctacctcacccccgaatgtgacgttcggacGGGTTTTACTAGGACAAAGGCTCGTGGCATGGAACAACCTAATTCGGAGGCTTGGAGATATTCGGTTATCGCTGTAACCGtgatgaatttcgatggaacctccacgtagatggttctttttccgtaaaatctttatacaatgcgatgcTACTTTCTGATTTACcgattgataataataagaaaatttggaagatgaagataccattaaaaattaaaatttttggatggtatcttcgtcgaggggttattctcaccaaagacaatcttgttaagc contains:
- the LOC124698375 gene encoding sanguinarine reductase-like encodes the protein MATAHLSPALAVSSPRRLTCKLSQPRVSAQAGRRAVLRSCSLPLLLGLAAAGRGGWRTAAAVESRTVQQGEDGAEGAAEASSKLVLVVGGTGGVGQLVVASLLSRKIKTRLLLRNPEKALTLFGKHDENVLQVYEADTRNVDAFSPEMFEGVTHVICTTGTTAFPSKRWDGDNTPERVDWDGVRNFVSAMPKTIKRLVLVSSIGVTKYNEIPWSIMNLFGVLKYKKMAEDFIRDSGIPFTIIRPGRLTDGPYTSYDLNTLLKATAGERRAVEIGQGDKLVGEASRLVVAEACIQALDIESTQGQAYEISSVKGDGPGNDQEKWKKLFAAAELN